One Candidatus Chazhemtobacterium aquaticus genomic window, GTACCCAGCTGTTGACAAAAACATTTTCAAGCCGGACAGGTCAATTAAAAAGGAAAATCTAATAATTGTTGTTGGGACAATATCAAAGGTCAAGGGACAAGACTTTGTTATCACGTCGTTACTCCCCATACTTGGTATATACAGGCTAATAATTTTTGGCGGAGGAAGCGTTGAAGAGAAAACAAGGATTAAAAAAATAACCAAAGAAAATACAAGTAAATATATAGAGATTATTGAAAATGGTAGTGATGTAAAACTAGTAAATTTGTATAGAAGGGCTAAAGTTGTCTGCATAGGAGCACACCGCGAACCCTTTGGGTTAACTTCCATTGAGGCACAGTCGACAGGTACTCCAGTAGTTGCAGTAAGAGAAGGAGGAGTGCCCGAAACAATAATTGATAACAAAACAGGTTATTTATCCAACAGAGATCCTGTGCAATTTCTGAGCAAAACCAAAAAAGCTCTCAACAATTACACTACACTAGGTAGGCAAGCACAGATTAACGTAAGACGCTTTAGTACCAAAACACAAGAACGCAACTTTAAAAAATTTCTTCAAAAATATGTCGATTAAGAAGACTCTAATCAAGAACAGCTCATATAATCTAATCAGCTATGCCTACTTAGCTGTTGCTAGCCTGATAAGCATCCCTATCATCCTCAACAGTTTAGGTGGGGAGCTATATGGCTCATATATTCTCTTTAACGGAATCGTCTTAGTTGCTGCCACCTTTGATCTTGGTTTAAGCCAGGCAACTATTAGATGGTTGTCTCTTCCAAAGATCAATCAAGCCACTAGAGTTAACACCTGGAAAACATCTCTTTTCTTCTTTTACATCCTCGCTGCTTTACTATCCTTCATCACCTTCATTCTTCTACGTTTCTTCCTCATTGATCTCCCTGCATTCACGCCAATTAATCCTGATCAATATTTACTAGCTACTGTCATCGCCAGTGGCATCGTTCTTATCAATCACCTCAACATAGCTTTCTTAACCATTCCTCAAGCTCATCAACGTTTTGATATCTACAACACCCGTACCATCATTGTTGGCACCGCCAACACCCTCATAACTGCCTGGCTGTCAACCAAAACGGACAACATTGCAGTTTTATTAGGACTCCAATTTATCTTCCACCTATCTGCCTTTATTACCCTCCTTAGCTATTCCCATCATCAGCTAGGAGCTAACCCACTCATTCCCAAGCTACACAAACAACTTTCCAAAGAACTTCTCGGATTTGGAGGTAAGAATTTCGTTACTAATATAGCCAACCAGATTCGAGTCCAGTTCTCCAACTTCATTTTAGGCGGACTCATTGGGCCTGTCGCGGTCACCGCCTTCAGCATCCCTCAAAATCTCATTATCAAAGCTGCCGGAGCCATCTCTCAAGTTACACTAGCTTTCTTTCCCCTAAGTACTTCACTGACTTCACCTGAGCGCTTTCCAAAATTAAAGCGACTCATTATCCAACTTCAGCTAATCATTTTCTTACTGGGTATCATTCAGGTCTTCGTTGTCTATCAATACGGATATCAAATCTTGACTCTCTGGCTTAACAACCCAGAAGTGGTGATCCAAGCATATCCAGTTTTAAAGATACTAAGCTGGTTCTTCTTACTCACCATTCTTACTCCCATCCCCACAGCTGTTTTTGAAAGCTTAAACAAACCTCAGATACCGGCCATCACAGCTAGTTTAAATACTATTTTTACTATTGGCTTAATCTATATGCTTACTAGCCGTTACAACCAAGTCGACCCGTCTCTTATGCCTGCATACGCAAATTTAATATCGTCACTGATTCTTGTCCCAGCCCTATTAATCGCTCTTGCTAAATCGTTATCGGGATACGAAAAGACTATTCAATCTACAAAGACACAGTACAATACCAAGTTATGATATACGCATCTATCCCTGCGGCTGGCAAGGGTACTAGGCTTCAGCCGCTAGCATTTTCTAAGGAGCTGGCATTAATTGGTGAGAAAACGGTTATCGAATACACACTCGAGAGACTAGTGCTCGCTGGAGTTACCAGAATTTTCATCACCATAAACTCTGACAAACTCGATATCCCAAGATATCTTTCAGACAAAACTAAATACGGACAATACATTTCATACATAGTCAAAGATAGCCATTCACTTCCAGAAAGCGTATTTGCCCCCGCCAAGTTTATTAAATCAAATGATCATCTAGTGTTTGGTCTCCCAGATACCATCTGGTATCCAAAAAACTGCTACAAGATATTGATTGACAACATTCGGGGCAATCTTACTCTTGGCTTATTCGATTCTGGGTCACCTGAAAAATTTGACTCAGTAGTAACTAATTCAAATAATCAGATTAAACAGATTGACGTCAAGATTCCAAATCCAAAAACAAAATGGACTTGGGGGATTGGTGCTATTAACAAGTCGGCTATTAAGTTCATTGACTCATATTTACAAAAACAAGATCAGCTAGAACCAATTTTTGGTATTGCTGCCAACCAGTATTGTCAGGAAGAAACATGTTACGCCATCAAATTCCCAAACAGTTCATATCTTGATATAGGTCGCAAAGAAGACTACCAGAATGCTACCCAGTTCATAAAAAAACATCATGAGTAATCCTTTGGTCAGTATCTGCATACCAACCTACAACAGAGAGAAGTATCTTAAACACACAATTGAATCAGCTCTTAAGCAAACATACTCAAATATCGAAATCATTGTTAGTGATAATGCCTCAGATGACAACACAGTTAATCTGGTTAAAAGCTTCAAAGACAAGCGAATTCATTTAATTGTTCAAAAGAAAAATATTGGCATGGTTCCCAATTGGAATGCTTGCATAAAGAAGGCTAGGGGAGAGTATATAAAATTTATCGCTTCAGATGACCTAATTGATCCTAATGCGGTCAGCCAGTTGGTAAAGCCAATACACAAAGATTCATCTATCTCTATTGTTACTTGCAAAAGAAGGTTAATAGACGAAACAGGTAAGACAATTTCAACTCTGCAATACTCCAATCAAAACAGAAAAGTTGACGGGATGACTCATGCTCGTTGGATCCTAAAAAATATCCGCCAAAACAAAATCGGAGAACCAACCAGCACTTTATTTCGGCGCACAGATGCAATCAAAGCAGGTTTATTCGATCCACAATTTTCACAATTTGCAGATTTCGAGTTCTGGATTCGACTACTTGCTATCGGTGACTTGTATTACCTTAATCAAGCACTTTGTTCATTTCGTACCCATCCCGACTCAGGGACGACCCAATCCCAATATAACGGTAAATACATAAGTGAGATATTCAAATTAATTGAAAAATATTATCACAACCCCAAGCTAAAAAAGACATATGGATTAACAGATAAAGACGAAACATTAGTCAAAAACAAACGAACTTTGGACATAGTCAAAAGCATTAAAGACTTGTTCATTCAAGGTAACATCACTCAAGCAGCCAGATTTTACTCACTTCTCAATCAACATCTTAGTTTGAGCAAGATCTCCTCAACCACAATCTCGCATCTCCTGAAATCATGAAAACCGCCATCATTATTCTTAATTACAAAGACTATCAGGCTACAGCTGATTGCATTGCTTCAGTTAATAAATCAGACCTACCGCTAAGATCCACGATTTATGTTGTTGATAACTCAAATGACCCGGCTAGACAACGCCTCCTTCAAAAACAACATCCCCACATCAAAATAATTAAAAACAGGCGTAACTATGGTTTTGCTAAAGGTAACAACATTGGTATCAAAATGGCCATTAAGGACGGCGCTAGCCACCTACTTATTCTCAATCCAGATGCTTCAATACCTAAAGTATTCTTCAAACCTCTCCTTAATCATCTCAATAAAGATCCCAAAATCGCCCTTATCGCCCCAGGACATCTCCACAATAATCAAATCACCCTTGGTGGTTTTCTAAATCGTTTCACCGGTATGGCCAAACATCAGACCATTAAACGTATAAGAAACAAATCAACATTAACCTTTCATGATTACGTTTCATTTGCATGCGTTCTCCTAAAAGCAGATGTTGTAAAAAAGATTGGCTTACTTAACGATCAGTATTTCATGTATTTCGAAGATGTTGAATACTGCCTTAATCTCAGGAGTGGGGGATACAAAATTGCCGCTGACCGTTCTGTTCTTATATCTCACCAAACCTCATCAAGTTTCTCGTCCTCGCTAGGAAAATTAAAGCATCTCGTACCTAGTCATTTTCGTTTCATCATCAACAATCTACACGGAATAAACAAACTTACTGCTCTTGTCTATCAATCCATTCACTACCCATACCTATATCTTCTCTGGACCTATCACCACTGGCGCTATCGCCGTATCTCTACAACATAATCATCAACCAGGTTAATCGTCCTCGTCTTGCCTAATAGTTCAAGAGTAGTTTCTACCTCTCGTATCCCCGGTTGCTTAAGAATCCCTAGCCTAATATCCTTACCCTCATCCTCTAGCTCATACACCACTCTTACCCAACTGTTTGTTCCTGCTCTAGTGGTGTTAAACAAACCAATCTCGCTAAATCCATATACCTGTTGGATATCTAGCTCCTCGCTTTTCCCGCTGTATGGTTGTGGCCACAGACCCAGATCTCCAGTTATCGTCGGCAGTGCCGATACCTGAATGTTTTCTGCCTTCTCAGGAATGTAGAAACGCAAATAGCTTAAGTAATTACCT contains:
- a CDS encoding glycosyltransferase family 4 protein, coding for MSSKKKVAVFHNLPGGGSYRVMQQLIDHLVGFGYEVDVYYTTEKGQSLKRSLNNVLRTYEYKLSIPRNLIVRLIWILCVLPNIHREIAKKINKKAYRFVLINHDYLTKSPYIIKFIKHKRVYVLHEPQREFYEPAGIHAPDLKRRIANMLRYPIKIVDENNTKNADYVICNSTYSRQIIKKIYKKDAILLYPAVDKNIFKPDRSIKKENLIIVVGTISKVKGQDFVITSLLPILGIYRLIIFGGGSVEEKTRIKKITKENTSKYIEIIENGSDVKLVNLYRRAKVVCIGAHREPFGLTSIEAQSTGTPVVAVREGGVPETIIDNKTGYLSNRDPVQFLSKTKKALNNYTTLGRQAQINVRRFSTKTQERNFKKFLQKYVD
- a CDS encoding oligosaccharide flippase family protein, with translation MSIKKTLIKNSSYNLISYAYLAVASLISIPIILNSLGGELYGSYILFNGIVLVAATFDLGLSQATIRWLSLPKINQATRVNTWKTSLFFFYILAALLSFITFILLRFFLIDLPAFTPINPDQYLLATVIASGIVLINHLNIAFLTIPQAHQRFDIYNTRTIIVGTANTLITAWLSTKTDNIAVLLGLQFIFHLSAFITLLSYSHHQLGANPLIPKLHKQLSKELLGFGGKNFVTNIANQIRVQFSNFILGGLIGPVAVTAFSIPQNLIIKAAGAISQVTLAFFPLSTSLTSPERFPKLKRLIIQLQLIIFLLGIIQVFVVYQYGYQILTLWLNNPEVVIQAYPVLKILSWFFLLTILTPIPTAVFESLNKPQIPAITASLNTIFTIGLIYMLTSRYNQVDPSLMPAYANLISSLILVPALLIALAKSLSGYEKTIQSTKTQYNTKL
- a CDS encoding sugar phosphate nucleotidyltransferase, whose product is MIYASIPAAGKGTRLQPLAFSKELALIGEKTVIEYTLERLVLAGVTRIFITINSDKLDIPRYLSDKTKYGQYISYIVKDSHSLPESVFAPAKFIKSNDHLVFGLPDTIWYPKNCYKILIDNIRGNLTLGLFDSGSPEKFDSVVTNSNNQIKQIDVKIPNPKTKWTWGIGAINKSAIKFIDSYLQKQDQLEPIFGIAANQYCQEETCYAIKFPNSSYLDIGRKEDYQNATQFIKKHHE
- a CDS encoding glycosyltransferase — protein: MSNPLVSICIPTYNREKYLKHTIESALKQTYSNIEIIVSDNASDDNTVNLVKSFKDKRIHLIVQKKNIGMVPNWNACIKKARGEYIKFIASDDLIDPNAVSQLVKPIHKDSSISIVTCKRRLIDETGKTISTLQYSNQNRKVDGMTHARWILKNIRQNKIGEPTSTLFRRTDAIKAGLFDPQFSQFADFEFWIRLLAIGDLYYLNQALCSFRTHPDSGTTQSQYNGKYISEIFKLIEKYYHNPKLKKTYGLTDKDETLVKNKRTLDIVKSIKDLFIQGNITQAARFYSLLNQHLSLSKISSTTISHLLKS
- a CDS encoding glycosyltransferase, with protein sequence MKTAIIILNYKDYQATADCIASVNKSDLPLRSTIYVVDNSNDPARQRLLQKQHPHIKIIKNRRNYGFAKGNNIGIKMAIKDGASHLLILNPDASIPKVFFKPLLNHLNKDPKIALIAPGHLHNNQITLGGFLNRFTGMAKHQTIKRIRNKSTLTFHDYVSFACVLLKADVVKKIGLLNDQYFMYFEDVEYCLNLRSGGYKIAADRSVLISHQTSSSFSSSLGKLKHLVPSHFRFIINNLHGINKLTALVYQSIHYPYLYLLWTYHHWRYRRISTT